In Escherichia ruysiae, a genomic segment contains:
- the folA gene encoding type 3 dihydrofolate reductase, with the protein MISLIAALAVDRVIGMENAMPWNLPADLAWFKRNTLNKPVIMGRHTWESIGRPLPGRKNIILSSQPGTDDRVTWVKSVDEAIAACGDVPEIMVIGGGRVYEQFLPKAQKLYLTHIDAEVEGDTHFPDYEPDDWESVFSEFHDADAQNSHSYCFEILERR; encoded by the coding sequence ATGATCAGTCTGATTGCGGCGTTAGCGGTAGATCGCGTTATCGGCATGGAAAACGCCATGCCGTGGAACCTGCCTGCCGATCTCGCCTGGTTTAAACGCAACACTTTAAATAAACCCGTGATTATGGGCCGCCATACCTGGGAATCCATCGGTCGTCCTCTGCCAGGACGCAAAAATATTATCCTCAGCAGTCAACCGGGTACGGACGATCGCGTAACGTGGGTGAAATCGGTGGATGAAGCCATCGCGGCGTGTGGTGACGTACCGGAGATTATGGTGATTGGCGGTGGTCGCGTTTATGAGCAGTTCCTGCCCAAAGCGCAAAAACTGTATCTGACGCATATCGACGCGGAAGTGGAAGGCGACACCCATTTCCCGGACTATGAGCCGGATGACTGGGAATCGGTGTTCAGCGAATTCCACGACGCCGATGCGCAGAACTCTCATAGCTATTGTTTTGAGATTCTGGAACGGCGGTAA
- the apaH gene encoding bis(5'-nucleosyl)-tetraphosphatase (symmetrical) ApaH has product MATYLIGDVHGCYDELIALLHKIEFTPGKDTLWLTGDLVARGPGSLDVLRYVKSLGNSVRLVLGNHDLHLLAVFAGISRNKPKDRLTPLLEAPDADELLNWLRRQPLLQIDEEKKLVMAHAGITPQWDLETAKECAHDVEAVLSSDSYPFFLDAMYGDMPNNWTPELRGLARLRFITNAFTRMRFCFPNGQLDMYSKESPEDAPAPLKPWFTIPGPVSEEYNIVFGHWASLEGKGTPEGIYALDTGCCWGGTLTCLRWEDKQYFVQPSNRHKDMGEAAAS; this is encoded by the coding sequence ATGGCGACATACCTTATTGGCGACGTTCATGGTTGTTACGATGAACTGATCGCTTTGCTGCATAAAATAGAATTTACCCCTGGGAAAGATACCCTCTGGCTGACGGGTGACCTGGTCGCTCGCGGGCCTGGTTCGCTTGATGTTCTGCGCTATGTAAAATCCTTAGGCAACAGCGTGCGTCTGGTGCTGGGTAATCACGATCTGCATCTGCTGGCGGTATTCGCCGGGATCAGCCGTAATAAACCGAAAGACCGCCTGACACCGCTGCTGGAAGCGCCCGACGCTGATGAGCTGCTTAACTGGCTGCGTCGCCAACCTCTGCTGCAAATCGACGAAGAGAAAAAGCTGGTGATGGCTCACGCGGGGATCACGCCGCAGTGGGACTTAGAGACTGCTAAAGAGTGTGCTCACGACGTAGAAGCAGTATTGTCGAGTGACTCCTATCCTTTCTTCCTCGACGCCATGTACGGCGACATGCCAAACAACTGGACGCCAGAGTTACGCGGACTGGCACGACTGCGTTTTATCACCAACGCTTTTACCCGTATGCGTTTTTGCTTCCCGAACGGTCAACTGGATATGTACAGCAAAGAGTCGCCAGAAGACGCGCCAGCACCATTGAAACCGTGGTTTACCATTCCAGGGCCAGTTAGCGAAGAGTACAATATTGTGTTTGGTCACTGGGCATCGCTGGAAGGAAAAGGTACGCCGGAAGGTATTTACGCGCTGGATACCGGATGCTGCTGGGGTGGGACATTAACCTGCCTGCGCTGGGAAGATAAGCAGTATTTCGTCCAGCCATCGAACCGGCATAAGGATATGGGCGAAGCGGCGGCGTCTTAA
- the apaG gene encoding Co2+/Mg2+ efflux protein ApaG: MINSPRVCIQVQSVYIEAQSSPDNERYVFAYTVTIRNLGRAPVQLLGRYWLITNGNGRETEVQGEGVVGVQPHIAPGEEYQYTSGAIIETPMGTMQGHYEMIDENGVPFSIDIPVFRLSVPILIH, from the coding sequence ATGATCAATTCGCCCCGAGTGTGTATTCAGGTTCAAAGTGTTTACATTGAAGCACAATCTTCACCTGATAATGAACGTTACGTTTTTGCTTATACCGTAACCATACGCAACCTGGGGCGAGCGCCAGTGCAGTTGTTGGGGCGTTACTGGCTGATCACCAACGGCAATGGCCGTGAAACCGAAGTCCAGGGCGAAGGTGTGGTGGGCGTTCAGCCGCATATCGCCCCTGGCGAAGAGTACCAGTACACCAGCGGTGCGATAATCGAAACACCGATGGGCACCATGCAGGGTCACTACGAAATGATCGATGAAAATGGCGTTCCATTCAGCATCGACATTCCTGTATTTCGACTCTCCGTTCCAATACTCATTCATTAA
- the rsmA gene encoding 16S rRNA (adenine(1518)-N(6)/adenine(1519)-N(6))-dimethyltransferase RsmA codes for MNKRVHQGHLARKRFGQNFLNDQFVIDSIVSAINPQKGQAMVEIGPGLAALTEPVGERLDQLTVIELDRDLAARLQTHPFLGPKLTIYQQDAMTFNFGELAEKMGQPLRVFGNLPYNISTPLMFHLFSYTDAIADMHFMLQKEVVNRLVAGPNSKAYGRLSVMAQYYCNVIPVLEVPPSAFTPPPKVDSAVVRLVPHATMPYPVKDVRVLSRITTEAFNQRRKTIRNSLGNLFSVEVLTGMGIDPAMRAENISVAQYCQMANYLAENASLQES; via the coding sequence ATGAATAAACGAGTCCACCAGGGCCACTTAGCCCGTAAACGCTTCGGGCAAAACTTTCTCAACGATCAGTTCGTGATCGACAGCATTGTTTCTGCCATTAACCCGCAGAAGGGTCAGGCGATGGTCGAAATCGGCCCCGGTCTGGCAGCGTTGACCGAGCCAGTCGGCGAACGTCTGGATCAACTGACAGTCATCGAACTTGACCGCGATTTGGCGGCACGTCTGCAAACGCATCCATTCTTAGGCCCGAAACTGACGATTTATCAGCAGGATGCGATGACCTTTAACTTCGGTGAGCTGGCTGAGAAAATGGGTCAGCCGCTACGAGTTTTCGGTAACCTGCCGTATAACATCTCCACGCCGTTGATGTTCCATCTGTTTAGCTATACTGATGCCATTGCCGACATGCACTTTATGTTGCAAAAAGAGGTGGTGAATCGTCTGGTTGCAGGACCGAACAGCAAAGCGTATGGTCGATTAAGCGTCATGGCGCAATATTATTGCAACGTGATCCCGGTGCTGGAAGTACCGCCATCGGCCTTTACACCACCACCAAAAGTGGATTCCGCCGTCGTGCGCCTGGTTCCTCATGCAACGATGCCTTACCCGGTTAAAGATGTTCGCGTGTTAAGCCGTATCACCACCGAAGCCTTTAACCAGCGTCGTAAAACCATTCGTAACAGCCTCGGCAACCTGTTTAGCGTCGAGGTGTTAACGGGAATGGGCATCGACCCGGCGATGCGAGCGGAAAATATCTCTGTCGCGCAATATTGCCAGATGGCGAACTATCTGGCGGAGAACGCGTCTTTGCAGGAGAGTTAA
- the pdxA gene encoding 4-hydroxythreonine-4-phosphate dehydrogenase PdxA: MVKTQRVVITPGEPAGIGPDLVVQLAQREWPVELVVCADATLLTDRAAMLGLPLTLRPYSPDSPAQPQTAGTLTLLPVALRAPVTAGQLTVENGHYVVETLARACDGCLNGEFAALITGPVHKGVINDAGIPFTGHTEFFEERSQAKKVVMMLATEELRVALATTHLPLRDIADAITPPLLHEVISILHHDLQTKFGIAEPRILVCGLNPHAGEGGHMGTEEIDTIIPVLDELRAQGMKLNGPLPADTLFQPKYLDNADAVLAMYHDQGLPVLKYQGFGRGVNITLGLPFIRTSVDHGTALELAGRGKADVGSFITALNLAIKMIVNTQ; this comes from the coding sequence ATGGTTAAAACCCAACGTGTTGTGATCACTCCCGGCGAGCCAGCCGGGATTGGCCCGGACTTAGTTGTCCAGCTTGCACAGCGTGAGTGGCCGGTCGAACTGGTTGTTTGTGCCGATGCCACTCTCCTTACTGACCGGGCAGCGATGCTCGGTTTGCCGCTTACTCTCCGCCCTTACTCCCCAGACTCCCCTGCACAACCGCAAACTGCGGGCACATTAACGCTACTTCCTGTCGCGCTACGTGCACCTGTGACTGCGGGGCAATTAACGGTTGAAAATGGGCATTACGTGGTAGAGACGCTGGCGCGAGCGTGTGATGGCTGTCTGAACGGTGAATTTGCCGCGCTGATTACCGGCCCCGTGCATAAAGGCGTCATTAACGACGCTGGCATTCCGTTTACCGGTCATACCGAGTTTTTCGAAGAGCGTTCGCAGGCAAAAAAAGTCGTGATGATGCTGGCAACCGAAGAACTTCGCGTGGCGCTGGCAACGACGCATTTACCGCTGCGCGATATCGCTGACGCCATCACCCCGCCCCTGCTGCATGAAGTCATTTCTATTTTGCATCACGATTTGCAAACCAAATTTGGTATTGCTGAGCCGCGCATTCTGGTCTGTGGCCTGAATCCGCACGCGGGCGAAGGCGGTCATATGGGCACGGAAGAGATAGACACCATCATTCCGGTGCTCGACGAGTTACGGGCGCAGGGTATGAAACTCAACGGGCCTTTGCCTGCCGATACCCTGTTTCAGCCTAAATATCTCGACAACGCCGACGCGGTGCTGGCGATGTACCACGATCAGGGTCTTCCCGTGCTAAAATACCAGGGCTTCGGGCGCGGTGTGAATATTACGCTGGGCCTGCCCTTTATTCGCACATCAGTGGACCACGGCACCGCGCTGGAACTGGCGGGACGTGGCAAAGCCGATGTCGGCAGTTTTATTACGGCGCTTAATCTCGCCATCAAAATGATTGTTAATACCCAATGA
- the surA gene encoding peptidylprolyl isomerase SurA: protein MKNWKTLLLGIAMIANTSFAAPQVVDKVAAVVNNGVVLESDVDGLMQSVKLNAAQARQQLPDDATLRHQIMERLIMDQIILQMGQKMGVKISDEQLDQAIANIAKQNNMTLDQMRSRLAYDGLNYNTYRNQIRKEMIISEVRNNEVRRRITILPQEVESLAQQVGNQNDASTELNLSHILIPLPENPSSEQVNEAETQARAIVDQARNGADFGKLAIAHSADQQALNGGQMGWGRIQELPGIFAQALSTAKKGDIVGPIRSGVGFHILKVNDLRGESKNISVTEVHARHILLKPSPIMTDEQARVKLEQIAADIKSGKTTFAAAAKEFSQDPGSANQGGDLGWATPDIFDPAFRDALTRLNKGQMSAPVHSSFGWHLIELLDTRNVDKTDAAQKDRAYRMLMNRKFSEEAASWMQEQRASAYVKILSN, encoded by the coding sequence ATGAAGAACTGGAAAACGCTGCTTCTCGGTATCGCGATGATCGCGAATACCAGTTTCGCTGCCCCCCAGGTAGTCGATAAAGTCGCAGCCGTCGTCAATAACGGCGTCGTGCTGGAAAGCGACGTTGATGGATTAATGCAGTCGGTAAAACTGAACGCTGCTCAGGCAAGGCAGCAACTTCCTGATGACGCGACGCTGCGCCACCAAATCATGGAACGTTTGATCATGGATCAAATCATCCTGCAGATGGGGCAGAAAATGGGAGTGAAAATCTCCGATGAGCAGCTGGATCAGGCGATTGCTAACATCGCGAAACAGAACAACATGACGCTGGATCAGATGCGCAGCCGTCTGGCTTACGATGGTCTGAACTACAACACCTATCGTAACCAGATCCGTAAAGAGATGATTATCTCTGAAGTGCGTAACAACGAGGTGCGTCGTCGCATCACCATCCTGCCGCAGGAAGTCGAATCCCTGGCGCAGCAGGTGGGTAACCAAAACGACGCCAGCACTGAGCTGAACTTAAGCCACATCCTGATCCCGCTGCCGGAAAACCCGTCTTCTGAGCAGGTAAACGAAGCGGAAACACAGGCGCGTGCCATTGTCGATCAGGCGCGTAATGGCGCTGATTTCGGTAAACTGGCGATCGCTCACTCTGCCGATCAGCAGGCGCTGAACGGCGGCCAGATGGGCTGGGGTCGCATTCAGGAACTGCCGGGAATTTTCGCCCAGGCATTAAGCACCGCGAAGAAAGGCGATATTGTTGGTCCGATTCGTTCTGGCGTTGGCTTCCATATCCTGAAAGTTAACGATCTGCGCGGCGAAAGCAAAAATATTTCGGTAACCGAAGTTCATGCTCGCCATATTCTGCTGAAACCGTCGCCGATCATGACTGACGAACAGGCTCGCGTAAAACTGGAGCAAATTGCAGCGGACATCAAGAGTGGTAAAACCACGTTTGCCGCTGCGGCGAAAGAGTTCTCTCAGGATCCAGGCTCTGCCAACCAGGGCGGCGATCTCGGCTGGGCTACGCCAGATATTTTCGATCCGGCCTTCCGTGACGCGTTGACCCGCCTGAACAAAGGTCAAATGAGCGCACCGGTTCACTCTTCATTCGGCTGGCATTTAATCGAACTGCTGGATACCCGTAATGTCGATAAAACCGACGCTGCGCAGAAAGATCGTGCTTATCGTATGCTGATGAACCGTAAGTTCTCGGAAGAAGCAGCAAGCTGGATGCAGGAACAACGCGCCAGCGCCTACGTTAAAATCCTGAGCAACTAA